From Triticum urartu cultivar G1812 unplaced genomic scaffold, Tu2.1 TuUngrouped_contig_4241, whole genome shotgun sequence, a single genomic window includes:
- the LOC125527543 gene encoding riboflavin biosynthesis protein PYRD, chloroplastic-like: MWLRVQVFALRDAGDLAENATAYVSLEPCNHYGRTPPCTEALIKAKVKEVVVGMTDPNPIVASKGIEKLRNAGIDVRVGVEEALCLRLNEAYIHRMLTGKAFATLRTTLSMNGIVINQIGSGADQPGGYYSQLAKEYDGVIISSDMAKATTLPISREAGAKQPLYIIIAQEEGSKLHIPFLDEESASSAIVLADSPVTVEPSGVSVSVLDQMNLESVLQLLADRGLCSVLVDFIDDGAGLVSLLKNFQEDKLVQKVVVELSPVWMVSPGLSDLAFGGSQSFPLKNVEHKEVNRTLLLEGYL, encoded by the exons ATGTGGCTTCGTGTGCAGGTATTTGCTTTGAGAGATGCAGGGGATTTAGCAGAGAATGCAACGGCTTATGTCAGTTTGGAGCCCTGCAACCACTACGGGAGAACCCCTCCCTGCACTGAAGCACTCATCAAAGCCAAAGTTAAGGAGGTTGTGGTGGGGATGACTGACCCAAATCCTATTGTAGCATCCAAAGGGATTGAAAAACTCAGAAACGCCGGGATAGATGTAAGGGTTGGCGTGGAGGAAGCATTATGTCTCAGATTAAATGAGGCTTACATTCATCGCATGCTTACTGGGAAGGCCTTTGCAACTTTGAG aactacacTCTCGATGAACGGAATTGTCATAAATCAAATTGGGAGCGGAGCTGATCAACCAGGAGGATACTACTCGCAATTAGCGAAAGAATACGACGGAGTTATAATTTCAAGCGACATGGCCAAGGCGACTACCTTACCAATATCACGCGAGGCtggcgcaaagcagcctctttaCATCATCATAGCGCAGGAAGAAGGTTCCAAATTACACATCCCGTTTCTCGACGAGGAGTCTGCATCTAGCGCCATAGTCCTGGCCGATAGTCCCGTCACTGTGGAGCCATCGGGAGTCAGCGTTTCTGTCCTCGATCAGATGAACCTGGAGTCCGTCCTTCAACTTCTCGCAGATCGAGGGTTATGTAGTGTCCTGGTGGATTTCATAGATGACGGGGCTGGCCTAGTGTCGCTGCTGAAGAATTTTCAGGAGGACAAGCTGGTGCAGAAGGTTGTTGTGGAGCTCTCTCCTGTCTGGATGGTGAGCCCAGGGCTGAGCGACCTGGCGTTTGGTGGCAGCCAGTCGTTTCCACTGAAGAATGTGGAGCACAAGGAGGTGAATAGAACTTTGCTGCTTGAgggatatttgtag